In Podarcis muralis chromosome 14, rPodMur119.hap1.1, whole genome shotgun sequence, one genomic interval encodes:
- the SELENOS gene encoding selenoprotein S isoform X1 has product MDLGAAQEGNPPPEREGVQFLQQTVGSLFADYGWYILLSSVAIYLLIQKLSRSFRGKTQPRLDAAAVEPDAVVRRQEALLAARLRMQEELNEQAEKFKEKQKKAEEEKRRQKIVMWESMQEGKSYKETLKQNQQEPEPGASAAAAAPKPKPNRKPLRGAGYNPLSGEGGGTCSWRPGRRGPSSGG; this is encoded by the exons ATGGATTTGGGGGCAGCGCAAGAGGGGAATCCGCCCCCGGAGCGGGAAGGGGTCCAGTTCCTTCAGCAGACAG TGGGCTCACTTTTTGCAGACTATGGGTGGTACATCCTCCTCAGTTCCGTTGCGATCTATCTGCTTATACAAAAGCTCTCACGAAGCTTTCGAGGCAAGACGCAGCCCCGCTTGGATGCAGCAGCTGTTG AACCTGATGCTGTGGTGAGACGACAGGAAGCTCTGCTCGCAGCCCGTCTGCGCATGCAAGAAGAGTTGAATGAGCAAGCAGAAAAAttcaaagaaaaacagaagaag gctgaagaagagaagagaaggcagaAGATTGTCATGTGGGAAAGCATGCAGGAAGGCAAAAGTTATAAGGAGACCCTGAAACAGAATCAG CAGGAACCTGAGCCTGGAGCATCTGCAGCGGCTGCTGCCCCAAAGCCAAAACCCAACAGGAAACCTTTGCGAGGTGCTG gttacAACCCCCTTTCTGGAGAAGGTGGCGGGACTTGTTCGTGGAGACCAGGGCGCCGCGGGCCTTCCTCAGGTGGATGA
- the SELENOS gene encoding selenoprotein S isoform X2 — translation MDLGAAQEGNPPPEREGVQFLQQTVGSLFADYGWYILLSSVAIYLLIQKLSRSFRGKTQPRLDAAAVEPDAVVRRQEALLAARLRMQEELNEQAEKFKEKQKKAEEEKRRQKIVMWESMQEGKSYKETLKQNQEPEPGASAAAAAPKPKPNRKPLRGAGYNPLSGEGGGTCSWRPGRRGPSSGG, via the exons ATGGATTTGGGGGCAGCGCAAGAGGGGAATCCGCCCCCGGAGCGGGAAGGGGTCCAGTTCCTTCAGCAGACAG TGGGCTCACTTTTTGCAGACTATGGGTGGTACATCCTCCTCAGTTCCGTTGCGATCTATCTGCTTATACAAAAGCTCTCACGAAGCTTTCGAGGCAAGACGCAGCCCCGCTTGGATGCAGCAGCTGTTG AACCTGATGCTGTGGTGAGACGACAGGAAGCTCTGCTCGCAGCCCGTCTGCGCATGCAAGAAGAGTTGAATGAGCAAGCAGAAAAAttcaaagaaaaacagaagaag gctgaagaagagaagagaaggcagaAGATTGTCATGTGGGAAAGCATGCAGGAAGGCAAAAGTTATAAGGAGACCCTGAAACAGAATCAG GAACCTGAGCCTGGAGCATCTGCAGCGGCTGCTGCCCCAAAGCCAAAACCCAACAGGAAACCTTTGCGAGGTGCTG gttacAACCCCCTTTCTGGAGAAGGTGGCGGGACTTGTTCGTGGAGACCAGGGCGCCGCGGGCCTTCCTCAGGTGGATGA
- the LOC114584821 gene encoding F-box/LRR-repeat protein 14-like, giving the protein MGPGGRKRKAPPPEDDDGGSSSSSGSEQEPPPPPPISLLPPELLIKIFEYLDDEDQVQVSQVCRDWQAASYQILWWRSEAPVSLCHLRNDPSMLANMAAWGIRRVRIVMTPCVTMGFVSHATCIPETYSELCRALRAGLPSLRALNMTGCPSVTKRSLAQIGKHLKGLEELVLFGCRHVSDAGLLILSDRLLHLKKLSLDHCNLVTNAGVGHLAGITARGCLQLECLSLENCDRLSDVALHHVAQGLPRLRYLSVRFCGGIRDEALVPLSRLTRLRTLNLSFCQRITDVGVGHLAGITADGCLQLEELDLAGCGQLSDHAVRYVTQGLPRLVHLSLRFCGNIGDGALLSMSLLSRLKSLNLSFCQRISDVGIGHLAGITSRGCLQLEVLDLEECERLTNLTCRYLAQGLSGLRHLKLCCCEKIRDEGLLFLSRMSSLNILEVSYCNITDKGIGHLARGCLPLSTLNITCCETLGDASLGYIVRGLGRLRKLYRCGCNFSLNCMLELEQQMPGLSIL; this is encoded by the coding sequence ATGGGTCCCGGCGGGAGGAAGCGAAAGGCGCCCCCACCCGAGGACGAtgacggcggcagcagcagcagcagcggttccgagcaggagccgccgccgccgccgcccatctCTCTCCTGCCTCCGGAGCTGCTGATCAAGATCTTCGAGTACCTGGACGACGAGGACCAGGTCCAGGTGTCGCAGGTGTGCCGCGACTGGCAAGCCGCTTCCTACCAGATCTTGTGGTGGCGTTCGGAGGCCCCCGTGTCCCTGTGCCATCTCCGCAACGACCCGTCGATGTTGGCCAACATGGCAGCCTGGGGCATCCGTCGGGTGCGGATCGTGATGACGCCCTGTGTCACCATGGGCTTCGTCAGCCACGCAACCTGCATCCCCGAAACCTACAGCGAGCTGTGCCGGGCTTTGCGGGCCGGGCTGCCCTCCCTGCGGGCGCTGAACATGACCGGCTGCCCATCCGTCACCAAGAGGAGCCTGGCGCAGATTGGCAAGCATCTGAAAGGCCTGGAGGAGCTGGTGCTGTTCGGGTGCAGGCATGTGAGTGACGCGGGCCTCCTGATCCTCAGCGACAGGCTGCTGCACCTGAAGAAGCTCAGCCTGGACCACTGCAACCTGGTCACCAACGCGGGTGTAGGGCACTTGGCGGGCATCACGGCAAGGGGCTGCCTGCAGCTGGAGTGCCTCAGCCTAGAGAACTGCGACAGACTCAGCGATGTTGCCCTCCACCATGTGGCCCAGGGCCTCCCCCGCCTGCGCTACCTCAGCGTCCGCTTCTGTGGGGGCATCAGAGATGAGGCTTTGGTGCCCCTGTCGCGCCTGACTAGGCTGAGAACCCTCAACCTGAGCTTCTGCCAGAGAATCACCGACGTGGGCGTTGGGCACCTCGCGGGCATCACTGCCGACGGCTGCCTGCAGTTGGAGGAACTCGACCTGGCGGGCTGCGGCCAGCTCAGCGATCATGCCGTCCGCTACGTGACCCAGGGCCTCCCCCGCCTGGTCCACCTCAGCCTCCGCTTCTGTGGGAATATCGGGGATGGGGCTCTGCTGTCCATGTCACTCCTGAGCAGGCTGAAGAGCCTCAACCTGAGCTTCTGCCAGAGAATCAGCGACGTGGGCATTGGGcaccttgcgggcatcaccagcCGCGGCTGCCTGCAGCTGGAGGTGCTCGACCTTGAGGAATGCGAGCGGCTCACCAATCTCACCTGTCGGTATCTGGCCCAGGGTCTCTCCGGCTTGCGCCACCTCAAACTCTGCTGCTGTGAGAAGATCAGGGACGAGGGGCTGCTGTTCCTGTCGCGCATGAGCAGCCTGAACATCCTCGAAGTAAGCTACTGCAATATCACCGACAAGGGAATTGGGCACCTGGCAAGGGGATGCTTGCCCCTTTCAACCTTGAACATTACCTGCTGCGAGACTCTGGGAGACGCAAGTCTGGGTTATATCGTACGGGGCTTGGGCAGGCTGCGCAAGCTCTACCGCTGTGGTTGCAACTTCAGCCTCAACTGCATGCTAGAACTGGAGCAACAGATGCCTGGACTGTCGATTCTCTGA
- the SELENOS gene encoding selenoprotein S isoform X3 yields MDLGAAQEGNPPPEREGVQFLQQTVGSLFADYGWYILLSSVAIYLLIQKLSRSFRGKTQPRLDAAAVEPDAVVRRQEALLAARLRMQEELNEQAEKFKEKQKKAEEEKRRQKIVMWESMQEGKSYKETLKQNQQEPEPGASAAAAAPKPKPNRKPLRGAD; encoded by the exons ATGGATTTGGGGGCAGCGCAAGAGGGGAATCCGCCCCCGGAGCGGGAAGGGGTCCAGTTCCTTCAGCAGACAG TGGGCTCACTTTTTGCAGACTATGGGTGGTACATCCTCCTCAGTTCCGTTGCGATCTATCTGCTTATACAAAAGCTCTCACGAAGCTTTCGAGGCAAGACGCAGCCCCGCTTGGATGCAGCAGCTGTTG AACCTGATGCTGTGGTGAGACGACAGGAAGCTCTGCTCGCAGCCCGTCTGCGCATGCAAGAAGAGTTGAATGAGCAAGCAGAAAAAttcaaagaaaaacagaagaag gctgaagaagagaagagaaggcagaAGATTGTCATGTGGGAAAGCATGCAGGAAGGCAAAAGTTATAAGGAGACCCTGAAACAGAATCAG CAGGAACCTGAGCCTGGAGCATCTGCAGCGGCTGCTGCCCCAAAGCCAAAACCCAACAGGAAACCTTTGCGAGGTGCTG aCTGA